Proteins found in one Pagrus major chromosome 20, Pma_NU_1.0 genomic segment:
- the tbata gene encoding protein TBATA: protein MSIARTPDSRATTGVRSHNQTLQVPFTAEFTKKLTTSSPRFGALSHHSFFSRHNPHPNRVRHIQGLNGRPVCMVRDDWCVTSSLYPHPLLKSHILRRAAGPSFASPVSQSLFGVRTNKSKSALFSEAWRDELKELAAKVSLTSQAQMDKKEQPEEELPRRKTQYSAETGRIIPPPTKSYQRRSHSQGLVYPQLFHDQELMVLELLCQILQTDSLSTVQQWLLLTGQREKDLVMGMIKQALDGVDPSGRHQQLQALHPGASPPVYGPSFDQSWRKPQRTSSHRVNRAFNVDKPERIGDAEVLEVHVEAQDHMQDPPPRHTESV, encoded by the exons ATGTCAATAGCACGGACTCCAGACTCCCGGGCGACGACAGGAGTGAGGAGCCACAATCAGACTCTTCAGGTGCCGTTCACCGCTGAATTTACCAAGAAGCTGACGACAAGCAGTCCACGGTTCGGTGCCTTGAGTCACCACTCGTTCTTCTCCCGACACAACCCTCATCCAAACAGGGTGAGACATATTCAAG GACTCAATGGTCGTCCTGTTTGCATGGTGAGAGATGACTGGTGTGTCACCTCATCATTATACCCTCACCCACTTCTAAAGAGCCACATCCTCAGGAGAGCGGCCGGTCCGTCCTTCGCCTCTCCGGTGTCGCAGAGTCTTTTTGGAGTCAGAACTAATAAAAGCAAATCAG CACTGTTTTCAGAAGCCTGGAGGGATGAACTGAAAGAACTGGCTGCAAAAGTCAGTTTGACTTCTCAGGCACAAATGGACAAAAAAGAG CAACCAGAGGAAGAATTACCCCGCCGAAAGACTCAATATTCAGCTGAAACTGGGAGAATCATTCCTCCACCCACCAAGTCTTACCAACGCAGATCTCATTCCCAGGGCCTGGTCTACCCTCAGCTCTTCCATGATCAAGAGCTCATG GTGTTGGAGCTACTTTGTCAGATCCTGCAGACGGACTCCCTGTCCACAGTCCAGCAGTGGCTTCTGCTCACAGGCCAAAGAG AGAAAGACCTGGTGATGGGAATGATCAAACAAGCCCTTGATGGTGTCGACCCTTCAGGCCGTCATCAGCAGCTCCAGGCTCTTCACCCTGGTGCGTCTCCGCCAGTATATGGTCCATCATTCGACCAGTCATGGAGAAAACCACAGAGAACAAG CTCACACAGAGTGAACCGAGCTTTCAATGTGGACAAGCCAG AGAGGATCGGAGATGCAGAGGTCCTTGAAGTCCACGTGGAAGCTCAGGATCATATGCAAGATCCTCCCCCTCGGCACACAGAGAGCGTGTAG
- the star2 gene encoding steroidogenic acute regulatory protein, mitochondrial, protein MLPAVVKLCCGISYPHLRSVAGLQRTAVAVIGQEITHLQRWGLIQHHMRAHAGLKCDEAKTEDLKSAPSKEDQLFFVQQGREAMRKALSMLEDEEGWKVEVTESDGDVICSKVLPGARKVFRLEAVLDASVDELYDILFVRVEEMHQWNPSIQHIKVLKQVGPETMVTHEASAETAGNLIGQRDFLSVRHSCKQKSRVYLGGAAIQLESFPPQTGFVRAEDGPTCIVIQPLDEDTSKSRFTWLLNMDVKGWLPKSIVNQAFPRAQLDFTRHLRRRLTASATLG, encoded by the exons ATGCTGCCTGCTGTTGTAAAGCTCTGCTGTGGAATCTCCTACCCCCATCTGAGGAGTGTGGCAG GCCTTCAACGCACAGCTGTGGCAGTAATAGGCCAGGAGATAACACACCTGCAGAGATGGGGACTGATCCAACATCATATGAGAGCACATGCTGGATTAAAGTgtgatg AGGCCAAAACTGAAGATTTAAAGTCGGCACCATCGAAGGAAGACCAGCTGTTCTTTGTACAACAAGGCCGAGAGGCGATGAGGAAGGCTCTCAGTATGTTAGAGGACGAGGAAGGTTGGAAGGTCGAGGTCACAGAG AGTGACGGGGATGTTATCTGTAGCAAAGTGCTGCCGGGGGCCAGGAAGGTCTTCAGGCTGGAGGCGGTCCTGGATGCCAGCGTTGACGAGCTGTACGACATCCTGTTCGTCAGAGTGGAGGAGATGCACCAGTGGAACCCGAGCATACAGCATATCAAA GTTCTGAAGCAGGTCGGACCTGAAACAATGGTCACTCATGAGGCTTCAGCCGAGACAGCAGGAAATCTGATTGGCCAGAGGGATTTCCTGAGTGTCAGACACAGTTGCAAACAAAAGTCCAGGGTTTATCTCGGAGGAGCAGCGATTCAGCTGGAGTCCTTCCCACCTCAAACAGGCTTTGTGAG AGCCGAGGACGGACCGACCTGCATCGTCATTCAGCCTCTGGACGAGGACACAAGCAAAAGCCGCTTCACATGGCTTCTCAATATGGACGTAAAG GGCTGGCTGCCAAAGTCCATTGTGAATCAGGCTTTTCCCCGAGCACAGCTGGATTTCACCAGACACCTCCGCAGACGTCTCACCGCGAGCGCCACCCTGGGCTGA